TAGATACTAATACAGGAGGACCACTGttctctgagctgctgtcagaTTTCTTTTATCACACgacattattgttttattcatattatgTGTCATATACGTTATTTTTGGTCTTGTTCAGTTcaatacattaaaaaagaatTGCCTTTTCACTTGctgtttcaaatttaaaaaaagaaaaaaagaaaattgattTCAGAGCACACACTTGACAAAGTTGTCCCTCTGTAAACAAGGTAGCTAGctaaaaaaacaagtgaattaGCTAATGAGACTAAATAAGAAGTGTACAGAAATGGAAAGCACATGATTTCTatggttttctctgtttgtttgtttgtttttcatcagaagCCTATGGCATTGAGGCCTTCATACTCCACAGCGGAGAACTTACCTGAGGAAAACAGACTTTTATACCCAAAGGGtagttaacagaaaaaaagaaactcccTGATCTCTGAATATCAATGCTCTTCAAGTCCCTCCCATCTCCTCGCTGCCCATTTGCCTGGTCGGTTCGCTGGAGTtgaaccacacacactgaaaggaGCGGAAGTGGTTCACGTGGGCTGAGGAGTAGAGCCATCAACGCTGGCACCTGTACAGAATCAACCATTCCTACCAGAGGGAAAGAGACTCAGCCCTTTGGACTGAAACCTGATATTATTTTATACAGAAATAGaactataaatatatatataattatgattgattatatatatgtacaatTACAAATAGATATATACACAGCTTCAAAAGTATATTGTTAAAAGGATTAATTCTGCTGATCTACCAACCCTAGAGACACTGCAGAGAGCCTGCTGTCCTAGAGTGTGTATTAATGGAAACACCGTTGTATCTACTGTAATACCATAGTAACTTTGACAGCTGGTTGTCCATCTGAATGAGCAAAAACAgcacaacccccccaccccacccatcAAAACGGATGACTCCTCACTCAGCACAGGCCATCACACTAATCAAGCACACATCTTCTCCCACACGAGCCGCAGGAGGGAGCGTCTGATCCGAGAGGCCCTAAATGTCATAGTGGTGGAGTTGGAGGCGGcggtgggagggaggggggactTGAAAATGCTGACgaaaaacaaaactattcaTTTTTACCTTGTGAATGCTTAGTGCTGTAGGGGTTCGATCTGTTGTACACACAGTCTGTTTTCTATTTGTTGATAAAGAActggaatttaaaaagaaactgttgatgaaaaagaaaaaacattgatgttaataaagttaaataattgGGTTTTTGTACAAATCCTGGCTTGTGAAGTTTTGTTTCTTGATGctgtatttcacaaaatgtgaaTAGTTAAATGCTTGACTGATAAGTCTTTTGTAGTGCAAGTTTGTTCTTTTACCTCTCGCCCGTGGGACACCGGCAAACTGTGTCTCGCTTTATCTCCCGTTGTTGTGAATGTTGCCCCATTACTCTTCCCAAAAATATGTCCTGATGTGTGAgcactgtagtttcagttcattatcatgtttcatttgtttcaagGCACTTCTAAGAGCTTCTTGTTCCAACGATGCAACTTAATGTTCTGATACTTGGaagtgtgtgttattgtgtttgtgtgtttgtaagtgtaTAGCTCCTGTTTTTTGAAGGGCCCctaaaatacagttttcttAATCCAGTGCCTCAGTTAGTCCCCCAATTTAACATATAAGCAGTATAGAAACATTTACTAAATGGTCTATAACGCACTGCAAAGTAGTTGCAAGCAGATACAAATGTTTAGTAATGTATTTGTCAACCACTAACTCCTCCTTGTCAAGCATTAGTCAAACACAGTTGGAATACAGCAACTTAAAAAAACCTTTTAGTGTCTAATAAACAATTTATTAAACAATTATATACTGCtaataaatgctaaatagggGCACTGTTACCCAGCTTGGGATCCTACATGTGCACTGTATTTTCTATTGGTAGAATTATTTCAGACAAAATAgtcttaactcaaggtccacttactagccTTTTCCAGGGCTTTCAACCATCAGTTGTCACGGTAATGGCTTAGTTGTCATCATTAATTATTTCACTGAGGTAATGTTAGGTTAAGAGATTTTTTGTTTTCgtggtgtttctgtctgttcactCATGACTGGTTGAAATGGGCAGGCCTCTGTCTGAGAATGATGATGTCACATATTAGCGTGGACCAATCAGAGACTGACAGTTAAGCAACCCGATTCTGATTGCGACTGTAGCTGGGCTGTTTGCTTATGTTGCCATGGGGACACCACTGTAATTCAAGTCCAATCAAACCACACCCACTCTCTACTTAAAATCCTGCTGTGTAATGTATCTCGTTTTGCGGGTTCGAAAATTACAGTTTCGCAACACTACACCTGTCAGTGATGACGCAAAATAATAATGATTCATAACTGTATGAAACCTCTATTTACTTTTCAGGGTAAACTCATAGGGTAAACTACTCAGTGTTTGTTATATGGGGAATGagtcacagagggagagacagccTAATGACAGTCATTGGGTTGTTTGCTtatgttgccatggagacactACTGTCAATTAAATTAGGAACATTTGTTAAACTTCTGAGTCTTTAAATCTTTTATTCTagaaaaaattattttaactgaaaaacgtggttgttatatatatatatatatatatatatatatatataaccacATTTTGAGGGGCTTTAAATGTTTAGCTGTTGTGTAGGTGTCACCCCTCTAGTGACTCTCTTTTCTataaatgtgtatgtatatagCCGTGTGGGTATATGTGCTGTTAGAAAAGTTTCATCATCTCCAGTTCCCTCACAATAATGTGCTCAGTCTACCTTCCACTAGCAGCCCACGCAGCCTGTTAAATCACTGCAAACATTTAGGTTTTGTATATTTATCCTACatgtacttgtgttttcatgtaaCTGATGCATTTGTTGTTGCTTTAAACATGTCAGAATGACATGTAGCAGCAGTAAAgaaaaattcaatttaaatgctaattgctgttgctgttttataCTTTAGTGCTGCTATAAATTGTATATTTGGGAGTCCAGCAatatcatcattttcttttgatttgattGTGCACTTATTGTTCTTTTGTGTTATGATAATAATACTGGTGCACTGGTGTTATATCTGTTGTGCAGAGTGGGCCTTAATTTTAGCAATGATAATGTTCTGTTTATGAAAGCTAATTGTTTGTTTACATAGcagtttttactctttttttaacatgtacAAAAGAGTAACTTTGTTTTGAGTGCAGGTTATTATTAGTGGTGGAGGTGGCACTGTGTAATGTGGAATTTTGTTTGTAGCATCTTACAATTTTGTTTTGGATCCCACAGAACCAGCTGACATCACTGTGGTTGTATGAACTGTGTCTAGGTGCATTTTTCCCTCTTATCTCGCCTACTGCTTTTCCTTAATACTTGTGTTTATATATACTAAGAAACAGACCAAACAACACTGCACCTTAGTGACCTGTTATCACTAACCTCAGGAGACACCATGAGCAATTCAACTGGGTAAGGAAATTAGAAAACATGCGGTTGACTAATTTACATTTCAGTATAGCATAATGCTGAGTCATATGTTCTTGTAGAGATGATTCACAATCTGGCCAAGATGAAGATGAGCGTGAAGGTGAGTTGCTCCGCTTGAAGATTAAAGCCCATTTGGAGGATTTGTTCTCTGACAGTCACCTGGCAGAGGACGGCTTCCTGCTGAAACATGTGCAGAAGAACAAGCAGGGCTACGTGAGTCTCAAGCTCCTCACTTGTATGAAAAaggtaaatatatatatatatatatatatatatatatgtgtgtgtatttatttggtTTTAGCAAGACTTTGAGTgctttctgctgtgtttacattccagccatttgaataaaaacaatacagtcAAATGCAAACAAAGTTGAGGTTGCCATTCTTTTGTCACAGATAAAGACCCTGACCACAAACTGGCACATGACTCTAGCAGCAGCACTGTTCTCAGACCTTCTGGAAGTCAATGACGAGTGCACCAGAGTGAGGCGGATAGAGCCGCTTCCCAGATGGCTGCTGTGTTCCCCCACCAGCAAGCTCCTCCTCGCCTGGAACATTTCTGAGGAGCAAACCAGGGAGGACGGAGCAGCCCGAGGCCTGGAGCAATTTTCGCTTTCGGAGGGAATCTTCCAAAAGTTCAACGTTCATGGTGGTGTCACTTCAGTCCAGATCCTGCAACCTGGCAAAGAGCTCCCTAAGGAGCTGCAGTGCTATGCCAAACGTCACAAAGAGCTTGGCCAACATTTGTGTGCAGTGGTTAAGTTTGATAGTTTAGAGGTGGTTCGTAAGGCCTACAATGCTCTGAAAGCAGAAAAGGAGAAGTCCAATGGGAAGGGCATGTGCGTGGTGCCTTTGGGATTCCAGTCAATGCATCACATCACCAAGGACAAATCACcagaagagaaaaaggagaaccAACCTGAAGACACAGTGTCACAGGAAAATCCACTTGAAACCTCAGAAGGTTCAGTCCAGGAGGAACCCTCTTCACCAGTAAAGGTGTTTGACAAGACTCCAGACACATGTCAGCCCCAGAATGCTTTGAACAGCTCCATCCAAAGAACCTTTGAGCAGATCTCCACCAGCTCTAACGGCCAGTCCTTCTCTGGTCTGAATCAGAGGTACAGTAGAATGAGCTGGTGCTCTGGAGACTGTGATAAAGAGTGTTCTCAGAGCCCCTGGGTGATGAGGCGGAAATTTGCAGCCAGTGTATTAAACCAAAAAGCACCTGGACCCTCGAACGTGCCACGCTTGATGCAAAGAGTGCTGCGTCAGCCCTACGGCCCTGATGGCACCAAGGGTTTTCAGGGCAGAGGGAAGCCGCTGCGGCAGATCAAAGAAAGATGAGATCAAACTCCCTCCTGGACGGAGTAAGACCACCTGTGCTGAATAACAGTGGCAGGTTTGTGGAGCAACAACATATAACAGAAGaagcaaattaaatatttatcgTCTTAAACAACAGAAGCTATTGAAGCTTTCGTATCTCTGTTGGTGAGAGGTATGTTTATTCTAGATGACATGTAGTTGTAAACCACTGGCAGATGGGGGCAGCATTTAGCTGTGTTCCCAAATGTGTTAttctaaacacatttttctacTTCTACGCTATAGTTGTGTAAGAAGTAAGTGTGCTACAATGCAAGTAAATAGACTGCAATACATATCAGCTGAAGGTACAAACTGTAACACAAACTGAGGTAGGGGTATAAGTCTTACTGAATCTACACATGCGTCCTTTGAAACACGAGTGGCCTGTGCCTCTGCACCCCTGGGGCCTCAGCTCGTCTGGTCACAACTGCAATTTGCAATGTATATTTTTTCTTGAGCCAGGATGGATTTACCTTGTTACCACTTTCTCCAAGGAAGGGGTGTTGTCTTTCAACATATAACGCTCAGAAAAAAGCCCTCATTGTCCCAACTGCATCTTTTTCACAAATGCCTGTTTAGATTTTGGTTCTCTAAAAAGTAGTTTTCCATTCTCTGAGATGACATTTGGCTGAAGGTTACTTGTCCAATCATCAAACCACATCTTGTGCAAGACGAGCGTAGTAGCAACATTTGTGACTTATTTCCAGCCTTTCTAATGACACCTCGACTGGAATGGTGTGTTTATAGTGTTACTGATTGAGGGCTTCCTTAAAATCTTGCCCAAACctaaacaaaatgtgtttcttcACTCATCCACACCCAGTGGAAAAGATTCAATCTGATGTGTATGGGATTCTATCATTTTCAAATTGGAAACAtactctgttgtttttttcttttgtatatgCTGAATGTCAGACAGTCTTTCTGACTAATGTAATTGTAGCTGTTGAGTGAGGCTTTGCATCACATGAGGATCAAATGTTTTACTCGATTGTCTCTGACTTGATTTAGCAATTAACAGCTGTTGGGATTTTATTACAGCTGAGGTTGGTCTATGAAAACTTCACACATCTGTGAACAATATGTATAGAGTAGAAATGTTCCTGCCCGGTGTCAGGAAATGTTTCTGCGCTGATAGTTCCTTCTCAAGGCTAGAAAAGCACGATATCCCCTGATAACTGGAAGTCATTATGTATTTACACAGGCTCCTCTGGCCAATGGTTGAGGTGTATGTCAAACAAGTTAGTTGTAATAATTCTCatgttttcatagtttttgGGGCGGGGATTTGGATGACTGTGCACCTGCTAACTGTCACCAAAAATATTCTCAGTGTGAAGACAATGCTTCTTTTGATTTGtggtgcagtgtttttcttcaggTTAGCGCTCAAGGGTTTAAATGAAAAGCCGAATTTGTGTTGGCTTTACTTCTGACTTAACATGAAAATCTACGCTTCAGGTCACTGAGATAACAACCTTAGAATATCCATCAATACACATTTCTGGTATGAGCCAAAGCTTGGGCAAGATTCCTTtggtttttccctttttctctgaGTCAACACTGGAGGAATTTTAAGTCCTAGAAAGTTAGCGTTTGGTCACAACCCTGCCTCACTATTGAAACTCTGCACAGTGTGATT
The DNA window shown above is from Lates calcarifer isolate ASB-BC8 linkage group LG4, TLL_Latcal_v3, whole genome shotgun sequence and carries:
- the larp6b gene encoding la-related protein 6b; protein product: MSNSTGDDSQSGQDEDEREGELLRLKIKAHLEDLFSDSHLAEDGFLLKHVQKNKQGYVSLKLLTCMKKIKTLTTNWHMTLAAALFSDLLEVNDECTRVRRIEPLPRWLLCSPTSKLLLAWNISEEQTREDGAARGLEQFSLSEGIFQKFNVHGGVTSVQILQPGKELPKELQCYAKRHKELGQHLCAVVKFDSLEVVRKAYNALKAEKEKSNGKGMCVVPLGFQSMHHITKDKSPEEKKENQPEDTVSQENPLETSEGSVQEEPSSPVKVFDKTPDTCQPQNALNSSIQRTFEQISTSSNGQSFSGLNQRYSRMSWCSGDCDKECSQSPWVMRRKFAASVLNQKAPGPSNVPRLMQRVLRQPYGPDGTKGFQGRGKPLRQIKER